Proteins encoded in a region of the Limisphaerales bacterium genome:
- the fabG gene encoding 3-oxoacyl-[acyl-carrier-protein] reductase: MTLENQTAVVTGAGRGIGRAIALAFAEAGADVVCVSRTEANSQKVADEIAALGRKSWAVAVDVGDTAAVEVAVAKILEDTGGINILVNNAGVTRDGLLMRMSEADWDTVLDTNLKGAFTLTKAFARPLRKADNARIINIASVVGLVGNAGQANYAASKAGLIGFTKSCAKELAKSGITVNAIAPGFIATDMTDELSDKVKDAVKASVPMGEFGAVEDIAGAALYLASPAARYITGQVLAVDGGMVM, from the coding sequence ATGACTTTAGAAAATCAAACAGCAGTAGTCACCGGCGCAGGCCGTGGCATTGGGCGAGCGATTGCTTTAGCGTTTGCTGAGGCGGGCGCGGATGTGGTGTGCGTTTCGCGCACGGAAGCCAATTCCCAAAAAGTGGCGGATGAAATCGCCGCACTTGGCCGCAAGAGCTGGGCGGTGGCGGTGGATGTGGGCGACACGGCGGCAGTGGAGGTGGCAGTGGCGAAAATTTTGGAGGACACCGGCGGCATCAACATTTTGGTGAACAACGCCGGCGTCACGCGCGATGGCCTGTTGATGCGAATGAGCGAGGCGGATTGGGACACGGTTTTGGATACCAATCTCAAAGGCGCATTCACGCTGACCAAAGCCTTTGCGCGGCCGTTGCGGAAAGCGGACAACGCGCGCATCATTAACATCGCGTCGGTCGTCGGCCTCGTGGGTAACGCGGGTCAGGCGAATTACGCGGCGAGCAAGGCGGGGCTGATCGGCTTTACCAAAAGTTGCGCCAAGGAACTGGCCAAGAGCGGCATCACGGTGAACGCCATCGCGCCGGGTTTCATCGCCACGGATATGACCGATGAGCTCAGCGACAAGGTGAAGGACGCCGTAAAGGCGAGCGTCCCGATGGGAGAATTTGGCGCGGTGGAGGATATCGCGGGCGCGGCATTGTACCTCGCCAGCCCCGCCGCGCGGTACATCACAGGGCAAGTGCTGGCAGTGGACGGTGGGATGGTGATGTGA
- the acpP gene encoding acyl carrier protein, translating to MSEEKSIEARVQAIVVEQLGVKPEQITPEATFLEDLGADSLDTVELVMGLEEEFGNEIPDEEAEKLLTVGDVIRYIEESQG from the coding sequence ATGTCTGAAGAAAAAAGCATTGAGGCACGGGTTCAAGCAATCGTGGTGGAACAACTGGGCGTGAAGCCTGAACAAATTACGCCGGAGGCGACATTCCTTGAGGATCTCGGTGCCGATTCACTGGACACCGTGGAGCTTGTGATGGGCCTCGAAGAGGAATTCGGCAACGAAATCCCCGATGAAGAAGCCGAGAAGCTTCTCACGGTGGGCGATGTGATCCGGTACATCGAGGAATCACAGGGCTAA
- the fabD gene encoding ACP S-malonyltransferase, translating into MAKTAILFAGQGAQTVGMGRDLAEVFPVARDLFARADEALGYELSQICFEGPEEALTQTENAQPGIFLVSWVALEVLKAQVPGFKFEAAAGLSLGEFTALTAAGVMSFEDGLRVVRQRGRFMQEACDATEGGMAAVIGLDEDATREVCAAAEVELANLNCPGQLVISGTAAGIEKACALAKERGAKRALPLPVAGAYHSRLMESACPKLEAALREVDLNLPGVPVISNVTAQPHATAGEILQRLVEQVTSSVRWEASIRHLIDDGFTRFIELGPGSALTGFMRRIDRGLEVHNVADVPSLEKTVAALND; encoded by the coding sequence ATGGCGAAGACGGCGATTTTGTTTGCGGGGCAAGGGGCTCAGACGGTGGGCATGGGGCGTGACCTTGCAGAGGTGTTTCCGGTTGCGCGGGATTTATTTGCGCGCGCGGATGAGGCGTTGGGATATGAGCTTTCGCAGATTTGTTTCGAAGGGCCGGAGGAGGCGCTCACGCAAACGGAAAATGCGCAGCCGGGGATTTTTCTGGTGAGCTGGGTGGCGTTGGAAGTGCTGAAGGCTCAAGTTCCCGGTTTTAAATTCGAGGCGGCGGCGGGTTTGTCGTTGGGGGAATTTACGGCGTTGACGGCGGCGGGGGTGATGTCATTCGAAGATGGCCTGCGCGTGGTGCGGCAGCGCGGACGGTTTATGCAGGAAGCGTGCGACGCAACGGAAGGCGGAATGGCGGCGGTGATTGGGCTGGATGAGGACGCAACACGCGAAGTGTGCGCGGCAGCGGAGGTGGAATTAGCGAATTTAAATTGTCCGGGTCAACTGGTCATTTCCGGCACAGCAGCGGGCATCGAAAAAGCCTGCGCGTTGGCCAAGGAACGCGGGGCCAAGCGCGCGCTACCTTTGCCGGTGGCCGGCGCGTATCATTCGCGCCTGATGGAAAGCGCGTGCCCGAAACTGGAGGCGGCATTGCGCGAGGTTGATTTGAATCTGCCGGGCGTGCCGGTGATTTCCAATGTGACGGCTCAGCCCCACGCAACAGCCGGCGAAATTCTGCAGCGCCTCGTGGAGCAAGTGACTTCCTCCGTGCGTTGGGAGGCGTCCATTCGGCACCTGATCGATGACGGCTTCACACGCTTCATCGAGCTTGGCCCGGGCAGCGCGCTTACTGGTTTTATGCGTCGCATCGATCGTGGGCTGGAAGTGCACAACGTGGCCGATGTGCCGAGTTTAGAAAAAACGGTTGCGGCTTTAAACGATTGA
- the fabF gene encoding beta-ketoacyl-ACP synthase II: protein MRVVVTGMGVASSLGCEVEELWQNVIDGQCGIDRVTSFDISDYTCQIAAEVKDFDPAPAFPNAKEVRRADRFTQLGIYAGWKALEDSGMNLEELDRDQIGSFIGSGIGGLGTQEAQHTVLTSRGPGKMSPFTIPMLILNMASGVFSIYNGLRGPNMATCSACATSTHALGEAWRTIKMGDAKAIFAGGAEAAVVPMGMGGFAAMKAMSTRNDEPKTASRPFDIGRDGFVMGEGAGVLVLEELEHARARGAKIYCEIVGYGNTADANHLTAPAPDGEGAARCMKMALRSGGLDTENIDYINAHGTSTPQGDICETKAIRSVFKDHADKLAVSSTKGATGHMLGAAGGVEMILVAKALQTNIAPPTINLHNPDPECDLDYVPNEAREMEISAALSNSFGFGGHNATIAATKFTGYATRVD, encoded by the coding sequence ATGCGCGTAGTAGTCACCGGTATGGGCGTCGCCTCGTCGCTCGGCTGTGAGGTGGAGGAGCTTTGGCAAAACGTCATCGACGGCCAATGCGGCATCGACCGCGTCACGTCGTTTGATATCAGCGATTACACCTGCCAAATCGCCGCGGAGGTGAAGGACTTCGATCCCGCCCCCGCCTTTCCTAATGCCAAAGAAGTACGCCGTGCCGATCGCTTTACGCAGCTGGGCATCTACGCCGGCTGGAAGGCGCTTGAGGATTCCGGCATGAATCTTGAGGAACTCGACCGCGACCAAATCGGCAGCTTCATCGGCAGCGGCATCGGCGGGCTCGGCACGCAGGAAGCGCAGCACACCGTCCTCACCAGCCGCGGTCCGGGCAAGATGTCGCCCTTTACCATTCCGATGCTCATCCTCAATATGGCCTCGGGCGTGTTCTCAATTTACAACGGACTGCGCGGGCCAAATATGGCCACCTGCAGCGCCTGCGCCACCAGCACCCACGCGCTCGGTGAAGCGTGGCGCACGATTAAAATGGGCGACGCCAAAGCCATCTTTGCCGGTGGCGCGGAAGCCGCCGTGGTGCCCATGGGCATGGGCGGGTTCGCCGCGATGAAAGCGATGAGCACCCGCAACGACGAACCCAAAACCGCATCGCGGCCGTTCGATATCGGGCGCGATGGCTTTGTGATGGGTGAAGGCGCGGGCGTGCTCGTGCTCGAAGAGCTGGAACACGCCAGGGCGCGCGGCGCAAAAATTTATTGCGAGATCGTCGGGTACGGCAACACCGCCGATGCCAATCATCTCACCGCCCCCGCGCCCGATGGCGAAGGCGCGGCGCGTTGTATGAAGATGGCCCTCCGCAGCGGCGGCCTCGATACCGAAAACATCGACTACATCAACGCCCACGGCACCAGCACGCCGCAGGGCGATATTTGCGAAACCAAAGCCATCCGCAGCGTGTTCAAGGATCACGCCGACAAGCTCGCCGTCAGCTCCACCAAAGGCGCCACCGGTCATATGCTCGGCGCGGCTGGCGGCGTGGAAATGATTCTTGTGGCCAAGGCATTGCAAACCAACATCGCCCCGCCCACCATCAATTTGCACAACCCCGATCCAGAGTGCGACCTCGACTACGTGCCCAACGAGGCCCGCGAGATGGAGATCAGCGCGGCCCTCAGCAACTCCTTTGGTTTCGGCGGCCATAACGCCACCATTGCCGCCACCAAGTTCACCGGCTACGCTACGCGCGTGGACTGA
- a CDS encoding glycoside hydrolase family 127 protein, which yields MRAITWTCLLASTLVATAADYPLKPVPFHEVDMTSAFWRPRLETQRTVLVPFAFGKTEPGVAHLQAAADALTGKKTDDHRPHRFIDSDLYKVMEGAAYLVKLRDDPKLEAKFDAIVDVIAGAQEPNGYLYPSHTTGVGAKKHMMGDKPYEFVVHSHELYNMGHMYEAAIAYYQATGKDKLLKVAEKNAQHVNKVFFEGDPKYNGGKPIRQAPGHQEMELALVKLYRVTGKQLYLDMARKFLEIRGITYVPDGEGVMSPTYAQQHRPVAKQTKAVGHAVRATYLYSGMADVGVLAGKTAYAKALDQIWANITDTRMHITGGLGAVHGIEGFGPEYELPNADAFNETCAAVGNVLFNYRMFLLHKDAKYLDVAEVALLNNVLAAVNLAGNRFFYVNPLAADGKYPFNHGTAGRAPWFGTACCPSNMARLLPQVQGMTYAHDGENLYVTFFAESATTVKIGNAEVAIRQATAYPNDGKIRINLDPTKPVDFALRLRIPTWTGKQFVPGKLYQYANAEPAAWTLKVNGKPVEAKVEKGFAVIDRTWKRGDRVELNLPMPVRLNTCHPNVEANHDRVALTRGPFVLCAEGVDNGGVTERYFFEKLPKLAGAPVKTRSIESGSFIQTTVPASALTATGGTKSQPLVLTPYYAWNNRGPSSMTVWFPRNKAMAVYDPLALPKESVFKAITATHTSPLDTVNAIGDGLEPRWSSGNKVPRWTSRGQEGKPQTVTASFHGPKKIRSIGVYWMDHYQHPVKFPKEWKIETLHGGQWKPFELYTTDRYDTRANQFNVVHPAAPLTCDAIRIHMTPRDQTAMGILEMKVVFEK from the coding sequence ATGAGAGCGATCACTTGGACTTGTTTATTGGCTTCAACCCTCGTGGCGACCGCGGCGGATTATCCGCTCAAGCCGGTGCCGTTTCACGAGGTGGACATGACCAGCGCCTTCTGGCGGCCGCGCTTGGAGACCCAGCGCACGGTGCTGGTGCCGTTTGCCTTTGGCAAAACCGAGCCCGGCGTGGCGCACTTGCAGGCGGCGGCGGATGCCTTGACGGGCAAAAAGACCGACGACCATCGACCGCATCGGTTCATTGATTCGGATCTCTACAAGGTGATGGAAGGCGCGGCGTATCTGGTGAAACTGCGCGATGATCCCAAGCTCGAGGCAAAGTTTGACGCGATTGTGGACGTCATCGCCGGGGCACAGGAACCCAACGGGTATTTGTATCCCTCGCACACCACCGGCGTGGGCGCGAAGAAACACATGATGGGCGACAAACCGTACGAGTTCGTGGTGCACAGTCATGAGCTGTACAACATGGGCCACATGTATGAGGCGGCGATCGCGTATTATCAGGCGACCGGCAAGGACAAGCTGCTGAAGGTGGCGGAGAAAAACGCGCAGCACGTCAACAAGGTCTTCTTCGAGGGCGATCCGAAATACAACGGAGGCAAACCCATCCGGCAGGCACCGGGGCATCAGGAGATGGAGCTGGCGTTGGTGAAACTGTACCGGGTGACGGGCAAGCAACTGTACCTCGACATGGCGCGGAAGTTTCTGGAAATCCGCGGCATCACCTACGTGCCCGATGGCGAAGGCGTGATGTCGCCGACTTACGCCCAGCAACATCGGCCGGTGGCCAAGCAGACCAAAGCGGTCGGCCACGCCGTGCGCGCCACGTACCTGTATTCCGGCATGGCGGATGTGGGCGTGCTCGCCGGCAAGACTGCGTACGCCAAAGCACTCGATCAAATATGGGCGAACATCACCGACACACGCATGCACATCACCGGCGGTCTGGGCGCCGTGCACGGCATCGAGGGGTTTGGCCCGGAATACGAGCTGCCCAATGCTGATGCCTTCAACGAAACCTGTGCGGCGGTGGGCAATGTGCTGTTCAACTACCGCATGTTTCTGCTGCATAAAGACGCGAAGTATCTCGATGTGGCCGAGGTGGCGCTGCTCAACAACGTGCTTGCCGCGGTGAACCTCGCCGGCAACCGCTTCTTTTACGTCAACCCGCTGGCGGCCGATGGTAAGTATCCCTTCAATCACGGCACCGCCGGACGCGCGCCGTGGTTTGGTACGGCCTGTTGCCCGAGCAACATGGCGCGCCTGCTGCCGCAGGTGCAGGGCATGACCTACGCGCATGACGGCGAAAATTTGTACGTCACCTTTTTCGCGGAATCCGCCACCACGGTGAAGATCGGCAACGCGGAAGTGGCGATCCGGCAGGCGACGGCTTATCCGAATGACGGCAAGATCCGCATTAATCTCGATCCCACAAAACCGGTCGACTTCGCCCTGCGCTTGCGCATCCCCACATGGACAGGCAAGCAGTTTGTGCCCGGCAAACTGTACCAATACGCGAACGCCGAGCCGGCCGCCTGGACGCTCAAAGTGAACGGCAAGCCGGTGGAAGCGAAGGTGGAGAAAGGGTTCGCGGTGATCGACCGCACGTGGAAGCGCGGCGATCGCGTGGAGCTAAACCTGCCCATGCCCGTCCGTCTCAACACCTGTCACCCGAACGTGGAGGCCAATCACGACCGCGTCGCTCTGACGCGCGGGCCGTTTGTGTTATGCGCTGAGGGCGTGGATAACGGTGGGGTGACCGAACGCTATTTCTTCGAAAAATTGCCGAAGCTCGCGGGTGCCCCGGTGAAGACCCGGTCCATTGAATCGGGCAGCTTCATCCAAACCACCGTGCCGGCCAGCGCGCTTACGGCCACGGGTGGTACGAAGTCGCAGCCGCTGGTGCTAACGCCGTATTACGCTTGGAACAATCGTGGCCCCAGCTCAATGACCGTTTGGTTCCCGCGCAACAAGGCGATGGCCGTGTATGATCCGTTGGCCCTGCCCAAGGAGAGCGTGTTCAAGGCCATCACCGCCACGCATACCTCGCCGCTCGACACCGTGAACGCCATCGGCGACGGCCTCGAGCCGCGCTGGTCCAGCGGCAATAAGGTCCCACGTTGGACCAGTCGCGGGCAGGAAGGCAAACCGCAGACAGTGACCGCCTCCTTCCACGGCCCAAAAAAGATCCGCAGCATTGGCGTCTATTGGATGGATCACTATCAGCATCCGGTGAAGTTCCCGAAAGAATGGAAGATCGAGACCTTGCACGGCGGCCAATGGAAGCCCTTCGAGCTTTATACTACCGACCGCTACGACACGCGTGCCAACCAATTCAACGTCGTCCACCCCGCCGCGCCGCTCACCTGCGACGCCATCCGTATCCACATGACCCCCCGCGACCAAACCGCGATGGGAATTCTGGAAATGAAAGTGGTGTTTGAGAAATAG